From Aurantimicrobium sp. INA4, one genomic window encodes:
- a CDS encoding SDR family oxidoreductase, whose product MSNPLAPGSLAGKRALVTGSSRGIGADTVNYFAEAGAKVVVNFRNKEARAQKIVDAIIANGGEAIAVGADLTDRESVAAMFAQAQEAFGGLDILVMNASGGMEAGMGEDYAMKLNRDSQVNLLSEALNVLADGARVVFVTSHQAHFIRTTPTMDEYLPVALSKRAGEDALREMIPLLEKRGIGFTVVSGDMIEGTITATLLERANPGAINARKESAGKLYNVSEFAAEVALAAVEPVPADHTRLVGDVSSFVAE is encoded by the coding sequence GTGTCTAACCCTCTTGCACCTGGTTCACTTGCAGGAAAACGTGCCCTTGTTACTGGATCTTCCCGTGGTATCGGTGCTGATACTGTCAACTATTTTGCTGAAGCCGGGGCAAAGGTAGTTGTTAACTTCCGAAACAAAGAAGCACGTGCCCAAAAGATTGTTGATGCAATCATCGCCAATGGGGGAGAGGCAATTGCCGTTGGCGCAGACCTGACTGACAGAGAATCAGTTGCTGCAATGTTTGCTCAAGCACAAGAAGCTTTTGGTGGCCTAGATATCCTCGTCATGAATGCTTCCGGAGGCATGGAGGCAGGAATGGGCGAGGATTACGCCATGAAACTCAACCGAGATTCTCAAGTAAATCTTCTCTCGGAAGCACTGAATGTCCTTGCAGATGGGGCTCGTGTGGTGTTCGTGACCAGCCATCAAGCACATTTCATCCGTACTACTCCGACCATGGATGAATATCTTCCTGTAGCGCTTTCCAAGCGTGCCGGAGAGGATGCACTGAGAGAAATGATTCCTTTGCTTGAAAAGCGAGGAATAGGTTTCACCGTCGTTTCTGGTGACATGATTGAAGGCACCATCACAGCTACTTTGCTTGAACGAGCTAATCCTGGCGCGATTAATGCTCGAAAGGAATCAGCAGGAAAGCTTTACAACGTCAGTGAATTTGCTGCTGAAGTTGCTCTCGCAGCTGTTGAACCTGTTCCCGCTGATCACACCAGGCTTGTTGGAGATGTCAGTTCTTTCGTCGCTGAATAA
- a CDS encoding glycerophosphodiester phosphodiesterase family protein, with protein MHAYSQLPNPCILAHQGLWQTCPPNTLEAFSRAIESGADVIETDAHSSKEGIAVLFHDDKINGRRIKEFSIEELPAYVPTLEAALTSFPQTLFNIDIKSSAAERPVARTVSDHNAQNRVLITSFSSQRRKRTMELVPGVALSPAMAEMIRTVVWSTLGAHKRAVNILKRFEAVQIPTSAYGINMVSSKMMNIYREAQVLVHVWTINDPEEMKKLFSLGVNGIVTDRTDLAHQVRSNYFDK; from the coding sequence GTGCACGCATATTCTCAGCTTCCCAATCCCTGTATCTTGGCCCACCAAGGTCTGTGGCAAACGTGCCCACCGAACACACTTGAAGCGTTTTCACGAGCGATTGAATCCGGTGCCGACGTTATCGAGACAGATGCACACTCCTCTAAAGAAGGAATTGCAGTCCTGTTTCACGATGACAAGATTAATGGAAGGAGAATCAAGGAATTCAGTATTGAAGAGCTACCTGCCTATGTACCAACTTTGGAAGCTGCCCTGACGTCATTTCCTCAAACTCTCTTCAATATCGATATCAAGTCTTCAGCTGCAGAACGACCAGTAGCTCGAACCGTGTCTGACCACAATGCGCAGAACAGAGTTCTTATTACCTCCTTCAGTTCACAGCGGAGAAAGCGAACTATGGAACTAGTTCCGGGTGTAGCACTCTCCCCTGCAATGGCAGAGATGATACGCACCGTTGTGTGGTCAACACTGGGTGCACACAAGCGTGCAGTAAACATCCTCAAAAGATTTGAAGCAGTTCAAATTCCTACTTCCGCCTACGGAATCAATATGGTTTCTTCAAAAATGATGAATATTTATCGAGAAGCCCAAGTTCTGGTTCATGTGTGGACGATAAATGACCCTGAAGAAATGAAGAAACTATTTTCTTTGGGAGTCAACGGAATTGTGACTGATAGAACTGATTTAGCGCATCAAGTACGAAGCAATTACTTCGATAAATGA
- the uvrC gene encoding excinuclease ABC subunit UvrC — protein sequence MADTVPYRPKTGDIPTNPGVYRFQDSNGRVLYVGKAKNLRARLTSYFAPLDTLHERTRRMVTSAEKVEWTIVSTEFEALQLEFTWIKEFDPPFNIQFKDDKSYPYLAITLGEKIPRVMVTRTKKIPHARYFGPYTKTWAIRETLELLLPVFPVRTCSEGVYKKAERAKRPCLLGDIGRCAAPCAGRITPEEHRSLALDFANFMTGKNSDYIKVLRDKMEHASKEQDYESAAKFRDNIVALETVASKSAVVLSDEVDADIFGIAQDELSAAVQMFIVREGRIRGVHSWNVDTELDVNADELIDNMLRTAYETELVPPRSIYVPEIPEDAEAITSWLTNIRHERTENSRQTSVKLKQAQRGDIAALGSTVTFNAQQSLVLYKTKRRNDYVSRTKALGDIQLALGLKDSPLRIECFDISHLGGTKIVASMVVFEDGLPKKSDYRKFSIAQARDDTDAMNQVLARRAAYLVESKEEATSRSSFSYPPGLFLVDGAGPQAKAAALALKEAGITDIPVVGLAKRLEELWLPDDKYPIILPRNSEALFLLQQLRDEAHRFAITFQRSSRKRDISTVLTEVPGMGPAKVKSVLKTFGSVSQLRKATVEEIASTPNISLALAQAIKDHLSK from the coding sequence ATGGCCGACACAGTCCCGTACCGCCCCAAAACGGGTGACATTCCTACAAATCCAGGAGTGTATCGCTTCCAGGATAGTAATGGTCGCGTGCTGTACGTTGGCAAAGCCAAAAATTTACGCGCACGTCTGACTAGCTATTTTGCGCCACTGGACACACTTCATGAACGTACGCGTCGGATGGTCACCTCTGCAGAAAAAGTTGAATGGACGATTGTTTCAACCGAATTTGAAGCTCTTCAACTGGAATTTACCTGGATCAAAGAGTTTGATCCTCCTTTCAATATTCAATTCAAAGATGACAAAAGCTATCCCTATTTAGCGATAACACTTGGTGAGAAAATTCCGCGTGTGATGGTTACGCGTACAAAAAAGATTCCTCATGCTCGATATTTTGGGCCCTACACAAAAACTTGGGCCATAAGAGAGACTCTTGAATTGTTGCTTCCTGTTTTTCCTGTTCGCACTTGCTCTGAGGGTGTATATAAAAAAGCAGAACGTGCCAAACGCCCTTGTCTTTTAGGCGATATTGGGCGTTGTGCTGCTCCGTGTGCTGGACGAATCACCCCAGAAGAACATCGGTCCTTAGCTTTAGATTTTGCCAATTTCATGACCGGAAAGAATTCTGATTACATCAAGGTATTGCGCGACAAAATGGAGCATGCCTCCAAGGAGCAGGACTATGAGTCAGCAGCGAAATTTCGAGACAACATTGTCGCACTAGAGACAGTTGCGTCAAAGAGTGCTGTAGTTCTCAGCGACGAAGTTGATGCTGATATTTTTGGCATTGCACAAGATGAACTCTCAGCAGCAGTCCAGATGTTTATCGTTCGAGAAGGCCGCATTCGTGGAGTGCATTCATGGAATGTCGACACTGAACTTGATGTGAACGCAGACGAGCTCATCGATAATATGCTTCGAACAGCATATGAAACTGAGCTTGTTCCACCTAGATCTATCTATGTTCCAGAAATACCAGAAGACGCTGAAGCCATAACCTCTTGGCTAACGAATATTCGTCATGAACGTACTGAAAATTCTCGACAGACTTCTGTCAAACTGAAACAAGCGCAGCGCGGAGACATCGCAGCTTTGGGAAGTACCGTCACCTTCAATGCTCAACAGTCTTTAGTGCTGTATAAAACCAAACGACGCAATGATTACGTTTCGCGCACTAAAGCTTTAGGGGACATTCAACTGGCTCTTGGGCTGAAAGATTCGCCATTGCGTATTGAATGTTTTGATATTTCTCATCTTGGTGGCACGAAAATTGTTGCAAGCATGGTTGTTTTCGAAGATGGCCTGCCAAAGAAGAGCGATTACCGCAAATTCAGCATTGCTCAAGCACGGGACGATACCGATGCGATGAACCAAGTGCTTGCAAGAAGGGCAGCGTATTTAGTTGAGAGTAAGGAAGAAGCAACATCGCGATCGAGCTTTTCTTACCCTCCGGGATTGTTTCTTGTCGACGGTGCTGGTCCACAAGCTAAAGCTGCCGCACTTGCCCTCAAAGAGGCTGGGATCACAGACATTCCTGTGGTGGGTCTAGCAAAGCGACTTGAAGAACTGTGGTTGCCAGATGACAAATACCCGATTATTCTTCCTCGAAATTCTGAAGCTTTGTTCCTATTGCAACAGTTACGAGATGAGGCACATCGATTTGCGATTACTTTTCAACGCTCTTCCCGTAAACGTGACATCTCCACAGTCCTAACTGAAGTCCCTGGCATGGGACCTGCAAAGGTCAAATCTGTTCTGAAAACTTTTGGCTCCGTTTCACAGCTAAGAAAAGCAACTGTGGAAGAAATTGCATCCACTCCAAACATTTCGTTGGCTTTAGCTCAGGCAATTAAAGATCATTTATCGAAGTAA
- a CDS encoding DUF308 domain-containing protein, with translation MSTQTPDLQGFAFYGDGHENSKQAVKVIQTGLWIGAVLAGLFGGMILAWPGATLLVIAVLLGLYFLIRGLVRLVVGIFAPGLTAGGRVLSIVLGILLIVVGIFAMRNPGTSLELLGILIGLSWILDGIATLIESGRAASRGFAIFAGIIGIVAGIVMLFVPLGGVAVLTMVAGIFLIALAIIQVIGAIVIGIQAKKAGI, from the coding sequence ATGTCTACCCAAACCCCAGATCTTCAGGGTTTTGCCTTCTACGGAGATGGCCACGAAAACTCTAAGCAAGCAGTAAAAGTGATTCAGACTGGTCTCTGGATCGGTGCAGTTCTAGCCGGTCTGTTTGGAGGCATGATCCTCGCTTGGCCCGGAGCGACCCTTCTGGTCATTGCGGTATTGCTTGGTTTGTACTTCCTGATCCGTGGACTAGTTCGACTCGTTGTCGGAATCTTTGCCCCGGGCCTCACAGCTGGTGGACGCGTACTCAGTATCGTTTTAGGAATTCTTCTTATTGTCGTTGGCATCTTCGCAATGAGAAACCCAGGAACATCGCTTGAGTTGCTTGGAATTCTGATCGGCCTTTCGTGGATTCTCGATGGAATCGCGACTCTTATCGAGTCTGGACGTGCTGCCTCGCGCGGTTTCGCAATTTTTGCAGGAATTATCGGCATTGTTGCCGGTATCGTCATGCTCTTTGTACCGCTCGGTGGTGTCGCTGTACTGACTATGGTTGCCGGTATTTTCTTGATTGCACTCGCAATCATTCAGGTAATTGGAGCAATCGTGATCGGTATACAGGCCAAAAAGGCCGGTATCTAG
- a CDS encoding NUDIX domain-containing protein has translation MTRPAHRRVSRVILLDPEDHFLLLKTHSPNLLVPRTRWITPGGGVEDHESHAEGAKRELFEETGLLIDNVGDPIWSISSESVFNDGHVQTTYSEFFVVHTENFQPVNDNWMENEFVDISDIRWWNIPELASSGEKYSPEPLFDLIDKAISLR, from the coding sequence ATGACAAGACCAGCGCATAGGCGCGTTTCTCGCGTTATTCTGCTTGATCCTGAAGATCATTTTCTTCTTCTAAAGACTCATTCGCCAAACCTTCTTGTGCCAAGAACTCGTTGGATTACACCCGGTGGGGGAGTAGAGGACCACGAGAGTCACGCAGAAGGTGCGAAACGAGAGCTCTTTGAAGAGACAGGGTTGCTCATAGATAATGTAGGCGATCCGATTTGGTCCATCAGTAGTGAATCAGTTTTTAATGATGGTCATGTACAAACCACCTATAGTGAGTTCTTTGTCGTTCACACAGAAAACTTCCAGCCAGTAAATGACAACTGGATGGAAAACGAGTTTGTAGACATTTCTGACATTCGCTGGTGGAACATCCCTGAGTTGGCCTCATCCGGCGAAAAATATTCACCAGAACCCCTATTTGATCTAATCGACAAAGCTATCTCGCTCAGATAA